The Petroclostridium xylanilyticum genome has a segment encoding these proteins:
- a CDS encoding glycoside hydrolase family 31 protein, producing the protein MNSEVIMDRGRAIENDYIYLGNVAEYVQNENLFRFRCGKTEVLIKVLAEDIIRILMKPNEVPSLDTTQGVIFKDNKEVEINATEFEDKVIINTNKLKMQVNKIPFGVEIYDYEGDLIYKSYDKCFLGWKGKNIACFSEIREEERFYGFGEKAGTLDKRGESLSMWNTDIFDPHNPHTKELYVSIPFFIGLAKGKSYGIFLDNPSRTHFNMGEGQDKYYSFEAEAGKLDYYFIYGPEMKRVVSRYTDITGKMPLPPKWALGYHQSKYSYSTEEEVKELANNFRKKEIPCDVIHLDIHYMDEYRVFTWNLHRFPDPEKMIQDLKEMGFHIVNIVNPGVKKDPEYKYYVEGMLNNYFCKKIDGSAYIGRVWPGESAFPDFTKQETRKWWGKNHKAFTDIGIEGIWNDMNEPAVFRDEQNGGLEDKTMDLDVIHDNDGKPATHRELHNLYGMLVSRSTYEGLKGLLKGKRPFVLTRAGYSGIQRYAAVWTGDNRSFWEHLSMTMPMVMNMGLSGIPFAGPDAGGFMGNSNGELLTRWIQLGVFTPFFRNHNSINQLSQEPWAFGEKYEKIIKEYIRLRYKLMPHLYSIFYEASITGIPVMRPLVLEYQDDPEVYNLNDEFLVGDSILVAPICKPDTKFRVVYLPKGIWYDYWTKEKYVGGKYIMIYAPLDRLPIFIKRGAIIPMAPALNYMGEKEIKELTFEIYADTESRYTLYEDDGETFEYEEGKYSLTYFECKNNEKQIIFKISSQKTDFDTGRERYILKFNDMEKKPEEVKCNEKMLEEVEENQMLNGKNYWYFNGKERVLYVIIKDSKPEADTIIVNDTCAY; encoded by the coding sequence ATGAACAGCGAAGTTATTATGGATAGAGGCAGAGCTATTGAAAATGATTATATCTATTTAGGGAATGTAGCAGAGTACGTGCAAAATGAAAATCTTTTTCGATTTCGTTGTGGAAAAACAGAAGTTTTGATAAAAGTATTAGCTGAAGATATCATTAGAATTTTAATGAAACCAAATGAAGTTCCTTCGCTGGATACAACACAGGGAGTTATTTTTAAGGATAACAAAGAAGTTGAAATTAACGCAACTGAATTTGAGGATAAAGTAATCATCAATACTAATAAGCTGAAAATGCAGGTGAATAAAATTCCTTTTGGAGTGGAGATTTACGACTATGAAGGTGACCTCATTTATAAAAGTTATGACAAATGTTTTTTAGGATGGAAAGGAAAAAATATTGCCTGCTTTAGCGAGATTAGAGAAGAAGAACGTTTCTATGGATTTGGTGAAAAGGCCGGTACATTAGATAAAAGAGGAGAAAGTTTAAGCATGTGGAATACCGACATTTTTGATCCGCATAATCCACATACAAAGGAACTATATGTATCCATACCATTCTTTATTGGATTGGCAAAGGGAAAAAGCTATGGTATTTTCCTGGATAATCCTTCAAGGACCCACTTTAATATGGGGGAAGGCCAGGATAAATATTATAGTTTTGAAGCAGAAGCAGGGAAATTAGATTATTATTTTATCTATGGACCGGAAATGAAACGAGTAGTTTCACGCTATACTGATATTACAGGAAAAATGCCTTTGCCGCCAAAATGGGCATTAGGATATCATCAGTCAAAATATAGCTATAGTACGGAAGAGGAAGTGAAAGAGTTAGCAAATAATTTTAGAAAAAAAGAGATACCATGTGATGTTATTCATTTAGATATTCACTATATGGATGAATACAGGGTTTTTACATGGAATTTGCACCGTTTTCCCGATCCTGAAAAAATGATTCAAGATTTAAAAGAAATGGGCTTTCATATTGTAAATATTGTGAATCCAGGAGTAAAAAAAGACCCAGAGTACAAATATTATGTGGAAGGTATGCTGAATAATTATTTCTGTAAAAAGATTGATGGAAGTGCTTATATAGGAAGGGTTTGGCCGGGAGAAAGTGCGTTTCCTGATTTTACAAAACAAGAAACCCGAAAATGGTGGGGGAAAAACCACAAAGCATTTACCGATATAGGCATAGAAGGAATATGGAATGACATGAATGAACCAGCTGTTTTCAGAGATGAACAAAATGGTGGGCTGGAAGATAAAACAATGGATTTGGATGTAATTCATGATAATGATGGGAAACCTGCTACCCATAGAGAGCTTCATAATCTTTATGGGATGCTTGTGAGCAGATCTACTTACGAAGGATTAAAAGGACTGCTTAAGGGAAAAAGACCGTTTGTTTTAACCCGTGCAGGATATTCTGGTATACAGAGGTACGCAGCCGTATGGACAGGGGATAATAGAAGCTTTTGGGAGCATCTTTCAATGACTATGCCAATGGTAATGAATATGGGGCTTTCAGGGATACCATTTGCAGGCCCTGATGCAGGCGGTTTTATGGGAAACAGCAATGGCGAACTGCTGACCAGATGGATACAGTTGGGCGTATTTACACCTTTTTTCAGAAATCATAATTCTATTAATCAACTATCTCAGGAACCATGGGCTTTTGGAGAAAAATATGAAAAAATTATTAAAGAATATATCAGATTAAGATATAAATTAATGCCACACCTGTACAGTATTTTTTATGAGGCCTCTATAACAGGTATTCCGGTGATGAGACCATTGGTATTAGAGTATCAGGATGACCCGGAGGTATATAATCTGAATGATGAATTTCTGGTTGGTGACTCTATTTTAGTAGCACCGATATGTAAACCGGATACAAAATTTAGAGTGGTATATCTACCAAAAGGAATCTGGTATGATTATTGGACAAAAGAAAAATATGTCGGCGGAAAATATATTATGATATATGCACCACTAGATAGATTGCCGATTTTTATTAAACGTGGAGCAATTATTCCTATGGCACCAGCTTTGAATTACATGGGAGAAAAAGAAATAAAAGAATTAACTTTTGAGATTTATGCAGATACTGAAAGTAGATATACTTTATACGAAGATGATGGAGAAACCTTTGAATATGAAGAAGGGAAATATTCACTAACCTACTTTGAATGTAAAAACAATGAAAAGCAAATTATTTTTAAAATTTCTTCCCAAAAGACGGATTTTGATACGGGCCGAGAAAGATATATATTAAAATTCAATGATATGGAGAAAAAACCTGAAGAAGTAAAGTGCAATGAGAAAATGCTAGAGGAAGTAGAAGAAAATCAGATGCTAAATGGTAAGAACTATTGGTATTTTAATGGCAAAGAAAGGGTGCTTTATGTAATCATTAAAGATAGCAAGCCAGAAGCAGATACTATTATAGTTAATGATACCTGTGCCTATTGA